Proteins co-encoded in one Polynucleobacter sp. MG-6-Vaara-E2 genomic window:
- the carA gene encoding glutamine-hydrolyzing carbamoyl-phosphate synthase small subunit: MLPSFPPAVLALADGTIFPGFSIGAPGETTGEVVFNTALTGYQEIITDPSYSRQIVTLTYPHIGNVGVNAQDAESDQIHAAGLVIKDLPKRVSNFRSEGTLDGYLTKAGVVSISGIDTRNLTRILRDKGAQSGAIIAGKLGDDYEVLGKKALELAKAFPGMAGLDLAKVVTTQKSYEWREGEWDLHGPDGKPAYRTLDISKPTKKVVAYDFGVKRNILRMLTERGCELTVVPAQTSAAEVLAMNPDGVFFSNGPGDPQPCDYAIAAAKEIIEKGVPTFGICLGHQIMGLAAGAKTLKMKFGHHGANHPVKDLDTGRVAITSQNHGFAVDANTLPSNLRVTHVSLFDGSLQGLAWTDKPALCFQGHPEASPGPHDIAYLFDRFVELMNAASKKEGK, from the coding sequence TTGCTTCCTTCTTTTCCTCCCGCCGTGTTGGCTCTAGCCGACGGCACAATTTTTCCCGGATTTAGTATTGGCGCCCCTGGCGAAACAACCGGTGAAGTCGTTTTCAATACCGCACTGACTGGTTATCAAGAGATCATCACTGATCCTAGCTATTCACGCCAGATCGTCACCCTGACATATCCTCATATTGGTAATGTTGGCGTCAATGCACAAGATGCAGAGTCTGATCAGATTCATGCTGCAGGCTTAGTCATTAAAGATCTACCAAAGCGTGTTTCGAATTTCCGATCTGAAGGAACTCTAGATGGCTACCTCACAAAAGCTGGGGTAGTAAGTATCTCCGGAATCGATACCCGTAATCTCACTCGGATTTTGCGAGATAAAGGCGCTCAGTCTGGCGCGATTATTGCTGGCAAGCTTGGTGACGACTATGAGGTGCTAGGAAAAAAAGCGCTAGAGTTAGCAAAGGCATTCCCCGGAATGGCTGGATTGGATCTGGCAAAAGTCGTTACTACCCAGAAATCTTATGAATGGCGCGAGGGCGAGTGGGATTTGCATGGTCCTGACGGTAAACCCGCCTACAGAACTCTAGATATTTCGAAGCCAACTAAGAAAGTGGTTGCATATGACTTTGGTGTGAAGCGCAATATCTTGCGCATGCTCACAGAGCGTGGATGCGAGTTAACAGTCGTGCCTGCGCAAACCAGTGCAGCAGAAGTATTGGCCATGAATCCTGACGGTGTATTTTTCTCCAATGGCCCTGGTGATCCGCAGCCTTGTGATTATGCGATTGCTGCGGCAAAAGAAATTATTGAAAAGGGCGTTCCTACTTTTGGTATTTGTTTGGGACATCAGATCATGGGTCTAGCTGCAGGCGCTAAAACTTTGAAGATGAAGTTTGGTCACCACGGCGCAAACCACCCAGTAAAAGATCTTGATACTGGTCGTGTAGCCATTACTTCACAAAATCATGGATTTGCAGTGGATGCAAATACGCTTCCAAGTAATTTGCGTGTTACCCATGTTTCTTTATTTGACGGCTCACTCCAAGGTTTAGCTTGGACAGATAAGCCAGCACTGTGCTTCCAAGGGCACCCAGAGGCCTCACCAGGTCCTCATGATATTGCCTATTTATTTGATCGATTTGTGGAGCTCATGAATGCTGCCAGTAAGAAGGAGGGCAAATAA
- a CDS encoding DUF4149 domain-containing protein, with the protein MTHPRTQRFFNILSGLWVGSFITVGFLVVPVLFSTLGDRQVAGMVAALLFKATAYIGVALSGFLMVMANHLVRQGHQHYTLIRWILLGMLACAIGAALIIIPWMNSLRDQALYAGLAIRESSNAMLFGRLHGVSTVLFMIQSALGLLLVWRATKNAD; encoded by the coding sequence ATGACTCATCCCCGAACCCAGAGATTCTTTAACATCCTCTCTGGGTTGTGGGTAGGTAGTTTTATCACCGTTGGTTTTCTGGTTGTACCAGTTTTATTTTCTACGCTTGGCGATCGTCAAGTTGCTGGCATGGTTGCAGCATTATTGTTTAAAGCAACTGCATATATTGGCGTTGCTCTGAGTGGATTTTTGATGGTGATGGCCAATCATTTAGTGCGACAGGGTCATCAACATTACACGTTGATCCGTTGGATTTTATTAGGCATGCTCGCCTGCGCGATTGGCGCTGCTTTGATTATCATCCCCTGGATGAATTCCCTCAGAGATCAGGCTCTATATGCCGGACTTGCTATACGTGAGTCAAGTAATGCGATGCTGTTTGGGCGTTTACATGGCGTGTCTACTGTCTTATTCATGATTCAATCGGCCTTAGGTTTGCTCTTAGTATGGCGAGCAACAAAAAACGCCGACTAG
- the folP gene encoding dihydropteroate synthase codes for MVKIGIQEMPTTWRCGRFLFDFSKRKRPIVMGILNATPDSFSDGGQFRNANDAIAQAELMIKSGVDLIDIGGESTRPGAEPVSLQEELDRVLPVIEGLKDCGVPLSIDTYKAETMRQALKSGVDCVNDIWALRQEGAVNAVLDNSNCGILLMHMQRDPITMQFNPEYLDVVAEVKQFLKERIDLLIGKGIDHHRIAIDPGFGFGKSLVHNLNMLTNFQSFSELGYPVLAGISRKSMIGKITGKDTNERVAPSIAAAIMAADRGAKIVRVHDVPETIDALKLWEAVYT; via the coding sequence ATGGTTAAGATAGGCATTCAAGAGATGCCCACAACATGGCGTTGTGGGCGTTTTCTTTTTGACTTCAGCAAACGTAAGCGCCCCATTGTGATGGGCATTCTGAACGCTACGCCTGATTCATTTTCGGATGGCGGCCAATTTCGAAACGCCAATGATGCAATTGCTCAAGCAGAGCTGATGATTAAGAGTGGTGTTGATTTGATTGATATTGGCGGTGAGTCCACTAGACCTGGCGCCGAACCAGTATCACTTCAAGAAGAATTAGATCGCGTGCTGCCAGTGATTGAGGGCTTAAAAGATTGTGGAGTACCGCTATCGATCGATACCTACAAAGCAGAAACCATGCGCCAAGCGCTAAAGTCTGGCGTTGATTGTGTGAATGATATTTGGGCACTTAGACAAGAGGGTGCTGTAAATGCTGTTCTTGATAATTCGAATTGCGGCATTCTATTAATGCATATGCAGCGCGACCCGATCACAATGCAATTTAATCCTGAGTATCTTGACGTGGTTGCTGAGGTGAAGCAGTTTCTAAAAGAACGTATCGACCTGTTAATCGGAAAAGGGATTGACCATCACCGCATTGCAATCGATCCTGGCTTTGGATTTGGTAAGAGTCTTGTACATAACCTCAATATGCTGACTAATTTCCAAAGCTTCTCTGAACTTGGCTATCCAGTTCTTGCCGGAATATCTCGCAAGTCAATGATCGGAAAAATTACAGGTAAAGACACTAATGAGCGCGTTGCTCCCAGCATTGCTGCAGCTATCATGGCGGCAGATCGAGGCGCCAAGATCGTGAGGGTGCATGATGTACCAGAGACGATCGATGCTTTAAAGCTGTGGGAGGCTGTATATACCTAG
- the greA gene encoding transcription elongation factor GreA codes for MSTIPITKRGAELLKEELHRLKHVERPAVINAISEARAQGDLSENAEYDAAKEKQGFIEGRIQELEGKLSAAQIIDPASLDVSGRIVFGATVDLEDLEDGTKFTYQIVGDDEADIAFNKISISSPIARALISKEEGDVVAVQAPGGNREVEILAIRYI; via the coding sequence ATGAGCACAATTCCAATTACCAAACGCGGTGCAGAACTCCTCAAAGAGGAGTTGCATCGCTTAAAGCATGTAGAACGTCCGGCTGTGATTAACGCCATTTCTGAAGCACGTGCTCAAGGCGATTTATCTGAGAACGCCGAATACGATGCCGCTAAAGAAAAACAGGGCTTTATCGAAGGCCGCATCCAAGAACTCGAGGGTAAGCTTTCTGCCGCCCAAATCATTGACCCTGCATCATTAGATGTATCGGGTCGGATTGTCTTTGGCGCTACGGTTGATCTTGAGGATCTTGAAGATGGCACAAAGTTCACCTACCAAATTGTTGGTGATGATGAAGCTGATATTGCATTTAATAAAATCTCTATTAGCTCTCCAATTGCTCGCGCCTTAATTAGTAAGGAAGAGGGTGATGTGGTTGCTGTTCAAGCCCCTGGCGGTAATCGTGAGGTTGAAATTCTGGCGATTCGCTACATCTAA
- a CDS encoding YhbY family RNA-binding protein has product MTALSITPQQRKSLKADAHDLSPVVMVGGDGLTPAVIKEAKLAINHHGLIKIRVFGDDREARLAIYEELCDKLDAAPVQHIGKLLVLWKPKDIVDEAYANLGRSSKQTKKILQAPRTKRQPNRVPAKSGVRTSTSERSDRRSISKSPFERAAAVKSATPKKRVLRSEAAESKIGWSSPGYRKAAAAPAPIKRRKVRMSSNKKKSLGS; this is encoded by the coding sequence ATGACCGCACTATCCATCACCCCCCAACAACGTAAATCTCTCAAAGCCGATGCCCATGACTTAAGTCCCGTGGTGATGGTTGGTGGAGATGGCTTAACACCTGCTGTGATCAAAGAAGCAAAACTTGCTATCAACCATCATGGTTTGATCAAGATCCGTGTGTTTGGCGATGATCGTGAAGCGCGTCTGGCTATTTATGAAGAGCTATGTGACAAGCTTGATGCCGCTCCAGTGCAGCACATTGGTAAATTACTGGTTCTTTGGAAACCCAAAGATATCGTTGATGAGGCCTACGCCAACTTAGGTCGCTCAAGCAAGCAAACCAAAAAGATATTGCAAGCACCTAGAACAAAACGTCAACCGAATCGTGTACCAGCTAAATCTGGCGTGCGCACCAGCACTTCAGAAAGATCTGATCGACGCTCCATCAGCAAGTCGCCGTTTGAACGTGCTGCAGCTGTGAAGTCTGCAACGCCAAAGAAACGCGTACTGCGTTCAGAGGCCGCTGAATCTAAGATTGGCTGGTCATCACCAGGTTACCGTAAAGCTGCTGCAGCACCAGCGCCAATTAAGCGACGCAAGGTTCGCATGAGCAGCAACAAAAAGAAATCGCTTGGGTCTTAA
- a CDS encoding RlmE family RNA methyltransferase: MAKNKFNKSWLQDHLTDPYVKMAQKEGYRARAVYKLSEIDEQDQLIKAGMTIVDLGSAPGSWSQYARNRLTELGKSNPNIESGKPDGQIIAIDILPMEDIADVSFIQGDFREDEGLAALEALLPKSADGKVDLVLSDMAPNLSGVGVADAARMAFLAEIALDFAVDHLKPEGALLIKCFNGSGYSQIVESFKKVFKSVASRKPKASRARSSEIFLLGRNLKPSK; the protein is encoded by the coding sequence GTGGCAAAGAATAAATTTAATAAAAGTTGGTTGCAGGATCATTTAACTGATCCCTATGTGAAGATGGCTCAAAAAGAGGGCTATCGCGCTAGAGCGGTTTACAAGCTCAGTGAAATTGACGAGCAAGATCAACTCATCAAAGCAGGTATGACCATTGTGGACTTGGGTAGTGCTCCAGGTAGCTGGTCTCAGTACGCCCGTAATCGTTTAACTGAATTAGGCAAAAGTAATCCCAATATCGAGTCCGGCAAGCCTGATGGCCAAATTATTGCCATCGATATCTTGCCGATGGAAGATATTGCTGATGTAAGTTTTATTCAAGGTGACTTTAGAGAGGACGAAGGGCTTGCAGCACTGGAGGCTTTATTGCCAAAAAGTGCTGATGGCAAAGTGGATCTCGTGCTTTCCGACATGGCGCCTAATCTGTCCGGAGTCGGGGTGGCTGATGCTGCGCGTATGGCCTTTTTGGCTGAGATAGCCCTTGATTTTGCAGTCGACCATCTGAAGCCAGAAGGTGCTTTGCTGATTAAATGCTTTAATGGTAGCGGCTACAGCCAGATCGTTGAATCCTTTAAAAAGGTCTTCAAATCAGTAGCATCCAGAAAGCCCAAAGCTTCTCGGGCAAGGTCTTCAGAGATCTTCCTTTTGGGCAGAAACCTCAAGCCATCTAAATAA
- the carB gene encoding carbamoyl-phosphate synthase large subunit — protein MPKRSDIKSILIIGAGPIVIGQACEFDYSGAQACKALRDEGYKVILVNSNPATIMTDPEMADVTYIEPITWEVVERIIAAEKPDAILPTMGGQTALNCALDLHRHGVLEKYGCELIGASPEAIDKAEDRQKFKDAMTKIGLGSAKSGIAHSMDEAHEVQQRIQKETGSSGFPVVIRPSFTMGGSGGGIAYNREEFEEICKRGLDLSPTRELLIEESLLGWKEFEMEVVRDRNDNCIIVCSIENLDPMGVHTGDSITVAPAQTLTDKEYQIMRNASIAVLREIGVDTGGSNVQFSINPVDGRMIVIEMNPRVSRSSALASKATGFPIAKIAAKLAVGYTLDELKNDITGGATPASFEPSIDYVVTKIPRFAFEKFPQADSRLTTQMKSVGEVMAIGRTFQESFQKALRGLEVGVDGLDEVSTDLDDIINEINEPGPDRIWYLADAFRMGMGLDEIYNETKVDPWFLEQIEELIAIETELKQRKIDSLSAAELRHVKQKGFSDRRLAKLLGVDASSVRSARHRLKVVPVYKRVDTCAAEFSTNTAYMYSTYEAEHGECESRPTTKEKIMVLGGGPNRIGQGIEFDYCCVHAALAMRDDGYETIMVNCNPETVSTDYDTSDRLYFEPLTLEDVLEIVAKEKPNGVIVQYGGQTPLKLALDLERNGVPIIGTSPDMIDAAEDRERFQKLLQDLGLRQPPNRTARTEEEALKLAEEIGYPLVVRPSYVLGGRAMEIVHDGRDLERYMREAVKVSHDSPVLLDRFLNDAIECDVDCISDGAKVFIGGVMEHIEQAGVHSGDSACSLPPYSLSDATVEEIKRQTAAMAKGLNVVGLMNVQFAIQNVDGKDVIYVLEVNPRASRTVPFVSKATGLQLAKIAARCMVGQSLEQQGIKSEVKPPYFSIKEAVFPFNKFPGIDPILGPEMRSTGEVMGVGKTFGEALFKSQLGAGIKLPKSGTVLLTVKDSDKPKAVEVAKLLHQLGFPMVATKGTAAAIEAAGLPVRLVNKVKDGRPHIVDFIKNGEISLVFTTVDETRTAIADSRSIRTSAQANGVTYYTTISAARAVMDGLLASQNGSKESLEVYSLQDLHRALI, from the coding sequence ATGCCTAAGCGTAGCGACATTAAGAGCATCCTGATTATTGGAGCTGGTCCAATTGTGATTGGCCAAGCCTGTGAGTTTGATTACTCTGGCGCACAAGCATGTAAAGCATTGCGTGACGAAGGTTACAAAGTCATTTTGGTGAACAGCAATCCTGCAACCATCATGACTGATCCAGAGATGGCGGATGTCACTTACATTGAGCCCATCACATGGGAAGTGGTTGAACGCATTATTGCTGCTGAAAAACCAGACGCTATTTTGCCTACGATGGGCGGTCAGACTGCTTTGAACTGTGCTCTGGATTTGCACCGTCATGGCGTTCTAGAGAAATATGGTTGTGAGCTCATTGGCGCCTCGCCAGAAGCCATTGATAAAGCTGAGGACCGTCAGAAATTCAAAGATGCGATGACCAAGATTGGTCTAGGCTCAGCGAAATCGGGTATCGCCCATTCCATGGATGAAGCTCATGAAGTTCAGCAGCGCATTCAAAAGGAAACCGGCAGCTCTGGATTCCCGGTAGTCATTCGCCCTTCATTCACTATGGGTGGATCGGGCGGTGGTATTGCGTATAACCGTGAAGAATTTGAAGAGATTTGTAAACGTGGCCTTGATTTATCTCCAACGCGTGAGCTCTTGATTGAAGAATCATTGCTTGGATGGAAAGAGTTCGAGATGGAAGTCGTGCGGGATCGTAACGACAATTGCATCATTGTTTGCTCAATTGAAAACCTAGATCCAATGGGCGTGCATACCGGAGACTCCATTACTGTTGCTCCTGCGCAAACCTTGACCGATAAAGAGTATCAGATCATGCGTAATGCATCGATTGCGGTACTGCGCGAAATTGGTGTTGATACTGGCGGCTCCAATGTTCAGTTCTCAATTAATCCAGTAGACGGTCGCATGATCGTCATTGAGATGAATCCACGGGTGTCTCGTTCTTCCGCATTAGCTTCAAAAGCCACTGGATTCCCGATTGCAAAGATCGCAGCGAAATTGGCAGTTGGCTACACCCTTGACGAGCTTAAAAACGATATTACTGGCGGTGCAACCCCAGCATCGTTTGAGCCATCAATTGACTATGTGGTCACGAAGATTCCGCGCTTTGCCTTTGAGAAGTTTCCACAAGCCGATTCTCGCTTAACCACACAGATGAAATCCGTTGGCGAAGTCATGGCGATTGGGCGCACCTTCCAGGAGTCCTTCCAAAAAGCCTTGCGTGGCTTGGAAGTAGGTGTTGATGGTTTAGATGAAGTGTCAACCGATCTAGATGACATCATTAATGAAATTAATGAACCAGGCCCAGATCGTATTTGGTATCTAGCCGATGCATTCCGTATGGGAATGGGCTTAGATGAAATCTACAACGAAACTAAAGTGGATCCTTGGTTCTTAGAGCAGATCGAAGAGCTGATTGCGATTGAAACAGAACTTAAGCAACGCAAGATTGATAGCTTGTCTGCCGCTGAGCTACGTCATGTGAAGCAAAAAGGCTTTTCTGATCGTCGCCTCGCTAAATTGCTTGGTGTAGATGCTTCCTCAGTTCGCTCAGCCCGTCATCGTTTGAAAGTGGTACCAGTCTATAAACGGGTTGATACCTGCGCTGCAGAATTCTCAACCAATACTGCGTACATGTACTCGACTTATGAAGCTGAACATGGTGAGTGCGAATCACGTCCAACGACCAAAGAGAAGATTATGGTCTTGGGCGGCGGTCCAAATCGTATTGGTCAGGGTATTGAGTTTGACTATTGCTGTGTCCACGCCGCTTTAGCAATGCGCGATGATGGTTATGAAACCATTATGGTCAACTGCAACCCAGAAACGGTTTCCACTGACTACGATACTTCTGATCGACTCTACTTTGAGCCATTGACGCTCGAAGACGTATTGGAAATCGTAGCCAAGGAAAAACCAAACGGCGTCATTGTTCAGTATGGCGGTCAAACACCTTTGAAGCTTGCCTTAGACCTCGAGCGAAATGGCGTGCCGATCATTGGTACATCGCCAGATATGATTGACGCTGCAGAGGACCGTGAGCGCTTCCAGAAACTATTGCAAGACCTCGGTTTGCGTCAGCCACCGAATCGTACTGCACGCACTGAAGAAGAGGCACTGAAGCTTGCCGAAGAGATTGGTTACCCATTAGTGGTTCGTCCATCCTATGTGCTTGGTGGCCGTGCGATGGAAATCGTTCATGATGGCCGTGATCTCGAGCGCTATATGCGCGAAGCAGTGAAGGTATCCCATGATTCTCCAGTATTGCTTGATCGCTTCTTAAATGATGCCATTGAGTGCGATGTCGATTGCATTAGTGACGGTGCAAAAGTATTTATTGGCGGTGTGATGGAACATATTGAGCAAGCCGGAGTGCACTCTGGCGACTCTGCTTGTTCATTGCCACCATACTCTTTGTCTGATGCAACTGTCGAAGAGATTAAGCGTCAAACTGCGGCCATGGCAAAAGGACTTAATGTTGTTGGCTTAATGAACGTACAGTTTGCGATTCAGAATGTCGATGGCAAGGATGTGATCTATGTATTAGAGGTCAATCCACGTGCCTCACGTACCGTGCCATTTGTTTCTAAAGCAACAGGCTTGCAGTTAGCAAAGATCGCAGCCCGCTGCATGGTCGGTCAATCACTCGAGCAACAAGGCATTAAGTCTGAAGTGAAGCCTCCATACTTCTCTATCAAAGAGGCGGTATTCCCATTTAATAAGTTCCCTGGCATCGATCCAATCCTCGGACCAGAAATGCGCTCTACTGGCGAAGTGATGGGTGTCGGTAAAACCTTCGGCGAGGCTTTATTTAAGTCTCAGTTGGGCGCTGGTATCAAATTACCTAAGAGCGGCACAGTACTTCTGACCGTAAAAGATAGTGATAAGCCTAAAGCGGTTGAAGTTGCTAAACTTTTGCATCAGCTGGGATTCCCTATGGTTGCTACCAAAGGTACAGCAGCGGCGATTGAGGCTGCTGGGTTACCGGTGCGCTTAGTGAATAAGGTGAAAGATGGTCGTCCACACATTGTTGATTTCATTAAGAATGGAGAAATCTCATTGGTATTTACGACTGTTGATGAAACCCGCACTGCGATTGCTGACTCTAGATCTATCCGGACCAGCGCTCAAGCTAATGGCGTGACGTACTACACCACCATTAGTGCAGCTCGCGCAGTGATGGATGGTTTGCTAGCATCTCAGAATGGCAGTAAAGAGTCACTAGAGGTCTATTCTCTGCAAGACTTACATCGAGCGCTCATTTAA
- the ftsH gene encoding ATP-dependent zinc metalloprotease FtsH — translation MNSNMFQKIGVWLIVGLVLFTVFKQFDKPKDQNQVTYSQFMDDAKAGKVKRVDVQGRTLQVTPADGNKYSIISPGDIWMVGDLMKYGVQVTGKAEDEPNMLVSALYYLGPTLLIIGFWFFMMRQMQGGGKGGAFSFGKSKARLIDENSNTVTFADVAGCDEAKEEVFELVDFLKDPQKFQKLGGRIPHGVLLVGPPGTGKTLLARAIAGEAKVPFFSISGSDFVEMFVGVGASRVRDMFENAKKNSPCIIFIDEIDAVGRHRGAGMGGGNDEREQTLNQMLVEMDGFESNSGVIVVAATNRSDVLDKALLRPGRFDRQVHVGLPDIRGREQILQVHMRKVPIDPDVNAAVLARGTPGFSGADLANLVNEAALFAARRNKRSVDMKDFEDAKDKIYMGPERKSAVMREEERRNTAYHESGHAVVAKILPKADPVHKVTIMPRGMALGVTWQLPEFDRVNLYKDRMLEELAILFGGRAAEEVFLHSMSTGASNDFERATKMARDMVTRYGMSDSLGTMVYVDTESESIFGRNSTKTVSELTQQKVDAEIRMLIDSQYALAKSILEQNRDKVEAMVAALLEWETIDAEQINDIMEGRPPRAPKPPPATQFGNSAGTPGPAAGSAPATA, via the coding sequence TTGAACAGCAATATGTTCCAAAAAATCGGCGTGTGGCTCATTGTGGGCTTGGTGCTCTTCACTGTTTTCAAACAGTTTGATAAGCCTAAGGACCAAAATCAAGTCACGTATTCCCAATTCATGGATGATGCCAAGGCAGGCAAAGTAAAACGTGTCGATGTGCAGGGTCGGACATTGCAAGTGACACCCGCAGACGGTAATAAGTATTCCATCATCTCTCCAGGCGATATCTGGATGGTTGGTGACTTAATGAAATACGGCGTACAAGTTACTGGTAAAGCAGAAGATGAACCCAATATGTTGGTTTCTGCTTTGTATTATCTCGGACCGACTTTATTGATCATTGGTTTCTGGTTTTTCATGATGCGTCAGATGCAAGGTGGCGGCAAAGGTGGGGCATTTTCCTTTGGTAAATCTAAAGCGCGCTTAATTGATGAGAACAGCAACACTGTTACCTTTGCTGATGTTGCAGGTTGCGATGAAGCAAAAGAAGAAGTTTTTGAATTAGTTGACTTCTTAAAAGATCCTCAAAAATTTCAGAAGCTGGGTGGACGTATTCCGCATGGTGTATTGCTTGTAGGTCCTCCAGGAACTGGTAAGACTCTTTTGGCACGCGCCATTGCGGGTGAAGCAAAAGTGCCGTTCTTCTCCATTTCAGGTTCTGATTTCGTAGAGATGTTTGTGGGTGTTGGTGCTTCACGTGTGCGCGATATGTTTGAGAATGCTAAGAAGAATTCTCCTTGCATCATCTTTATTGATGAGATTGATGCAGTTGGTCGTCATCGCGGAGCCGGCATGGGCGGCGGTAACGATGAGCGTGAACAAACGCTAAACCAAATGCTCGTTGAAATGGATGGTTTTGAAAGCAATAGCGGCGTAATCGTAGTTGCCGCGACGAACCGTTCTGATGTGTTGGATAAGGCGTTATTACGCCCAGGTCGTTTTGACCGTCAAGTACATGTGGGCTTGCCAGACATTCGCGGTCGTGAGCAGATTTTACAGGTACATATGCGTAAGGTTCCTATCGACCCAGATGTGAATGCTGCTGTACTAGCGCGTGGCACCCCTGGCTTCTCGGGCGCTGATTTAGCTAACTTGGTCAATGAGGCCGCTTTGTTTGCTGCACGCCGCAATAAGCGTTCAGTGGATATGAAAGACTTTGAAGACGCTAAAGACAAGATCTATATGGGTCCTGAGCGTAAGTCTGCTGTGATGCGTGAAGAAGAGCGCCGTAATACGGCATATCACGAGTCTGGCCATGCGGTTGTAGCAAAGATCCTACCTAAGGCCGACCCAGTCCATAAAGTGACCATCATGCCCCGCGGCATGGCACTGGGTGTGACTTGGCAACTGCCGGAATTTGACCGTGTGAATCTTTACAAAGATCGCATGTTGGAAGAGTTGGCGATTTTGTTTGGCGGCCGCGCTGCTGAAGAAGTCTTCTTGCACTCTATGAGTACTGGCGCATCAAATGATTTCGAACGTGCTACCAAAATGGCGCGTGATATGGTGACACGCTACGGTATGAGTGATAGCTTGGGTACGATGGTTTATGTCGATACAGAATCAGAGAGCATTTTTGGTCGCAATAGCACTAAGACTGTTTCTGAATTAACCCAGCAAAAGGTTGATGCCGAGATTCGGATGTTGATCGATAGTCAATATGCTTTGGCGAAGTCGATCTTGGAGCAAAACCGCGACAAGGTTGAAGCCATGGTTGCTGCATTGCTTGAATGGGAGACCATTGATGCAGAGCAAATCAATGACATCATGGAGGGTCGTCCACCCCGTGCTCCTAAACCGCCACCTGCAACCCAATTTGGTAACTCCGCTGGTACACCAGGTCCAGCAGCCGGTAGCGCTCCAGCCACAGCTTAA